From the Gymnogyps californianus isolate 813 chromosome 2, ASM1813914v2, whole genome shotgun sequence genome, one window contains:
- the TXNL4A gene encoding thioredoxin-like protein 4A, with translation MSYMLPHLHNGWQVDQAILSEEDRVVVIRFGHDWDPTCMKMDEVLYSIAEKVKNFAVIYLVDITEVPDFNKMYELYDPCTVMFFFRNKHIMIDLGTGNNNKINWAMEDKQEMIDIIETVYRGARKGRGLVVSPKDYSTKYRY, from the exons ATGTCGTACATGTTGCCGCACTTGCACAACGGCTGGCAGGTGGACCAGGCCATCCTCTCGGAGGAGGATCGAGTCGTGGTCATCCGCTTTGGGCACGACTGGGACCCGACCTGCATGAAAATGGATGAAGTCTTATACAGCATTGCTGAGAAG gTAAAAAACTTTGCTGTTATTTATCTTGTGGATATCACTGAAGTACCAGACTTCAACAAGATGTATGAGTTGTACGATCCCTGTActgtcatgtttttcttcag GAACAAACACATCATGATTGATTTAGGTACAGGTAATAACAACAAGATCAACTGGGCAATGGAAGATAAGCAAGAGATGATTGACATTATAGAAACTGTTTATAGAGGAGCCCGCAAAGGTCGAGGTTTGGTGGTATCGCCAAAAGATTATTCCACTAAATACAGATACTGA
- the HSBP1L1 gene encoding heat shock factor-binding protein 1-like protein 1: MAAADPPGAGDLSQLAEDLLCQLQENFQALTEKITLRMEEMGERIDDLEKHVADLMTEAGIENTNEELRH, from the exons ATGGCGGCCGCCGACCCGCCGGGCGCCGGGGACCTCTCGCAGCTG gcgGAAGATCTGCTGTGTCAGTTGCAGGAGAATTTTCAAGCTCTGACTGAAAAGATAACGCTGAGAA TGGAAGAAATGGGCGAGCGCATTGATGACCTTGAGAAGCATGTTGCTGACCTGATGACAGAGGCTGGGATAGAAAACACCAATGAAGAGTTGAGA CACTGA